CATCATGCCGTTCGTTCAGGTTCTCGACCTGCCATACCTGATGTCCGATGACCGCGTGGCCGAGGCTGTGCTGACTGGCGACTTCACACGCACAATGCGTGACATGGGTCTGGAAGCAACTGACGGCGCGCTGCGTCTGATGACAATCGGTAACACAGGCGGCTGGCGCAACTTCGCGAACACGCAGCGCCGTGTTCAGGGGCCAGCAGACATGGAAGGTCTGAAAATCCGGACTGTTGTCGCTGACCTGCCGCAGGAACTGGTCCGTGCATTGGGCGCGTCCCCGACACCGATCCCGTGGCCTGAATTGTTCACATCGTTCCAGACGGGCGTTGTTGAAGGATCCAAAAACGGCATCACCGACATCATGGGCATGAAATTCCCTGATGCTGGTCTGCAGTACGTCACACTCGACGGCCACGCCTACATGGGTGCGCTGTGGTTCATGAACAACGAAAACTTCCTCGGCATGCCAGAAGACATGCGCCGCGTGGTTGTTGACGGGTTCTCCCAACTGCAGCAGGCGACCTTCGCGTCACCAAAGCGCAAGTCCATCGAAGCCTACGAAGCATTCGTCGCAGGCGGCGGTGACCTTTACGTACCAACACCTGAAGAAAAAGCAGCCTTCGCAGAAGCAGCGACACCTGTTCAGGCTTGGTTCCGTGAAAACGTAGACGGCGGCAACGAAATCCTCGACGCGATGATCGCAGCCGTGGATGCAGCCGAAACAGAGCTCGCAGCAGAATACGCAAGCGACCTGAACTAAGCGTTCACACATCACATCGAAAGGGCCGTCCATCACGGGCGGCCCTTTTGCGTTGGCGATCCCGCGCGCGTCCGCTACGATGCCCACAACAAAAACGGGAGACACCCATGCGAGGCGCAGGCGGCAGCGACGGCGGCGAATTTAACTTTCTCATCGGGTTGGTGATGATGGTGGCAGGCGGCTATTTGCTGCTGTCAAACATCGTGATCCGACCCATCTTTGGCATGGGCACGCGGGCCTTTGGGCTTGGGGGCTACGACGTCACCACAGGCATGATCCTGATCCCGTTCATGTTCGGGGTGGCCATGGTGTTCTACAACGGACGCAGCAAAATCGGCTGGGGGCTGGCGATCGGATCAGTCATCGCGCTGGTGGTCGGAGTGATCTCGAACCTGACGCTGCAATTCTCGAACCTAAGCGCCTTCGACCTGCTCGTCATCCTCGTGCTGCTCTTCGGCGGGATCGGGCTGTTCCTGCGGTCGCTGGGAAGTAGGTCGTAATAGTCGATCCAAACGAGCGGCTGGACCTCGGGGAGGCTACCAATGAACCGCAGCCTATCAACAAGGTGTAAAGCAACGACTGGCGAAACGTTGCAAGAAGCGCCCTCCCCATGGGGGAGGTCCGGGCGCTGCCAAATCGAAGATTTGGCTGGTTTCAACATGTGACCACTACGATTGGGGAAGTCTGCTTCGAGCCCAGAGTGCATGATGCTGCGAGATGAACGAATGGCTGGTATCTGTATCTCGCCCAGTTGCTTTGTCACTATAAGTCGACAACTATGGCTTCACTTACAAAGATGACCAAAACCTAATAAAGCGGCGGCCAAAGGTTCAGGTTGTAGCGAAACACGACATTTCGTTTTGGCGTTTCGATCGAATTGAACAGAAATGGTGGACACGAAATGACGAATTATTCAGACATCAACGCTCTATTTATAAACACTTCGTTAAAGAAACAACCAAGCGAAAGTCACACTAAACTGTTAATGAATGCCTCTGCCAAAATTATGACCGACAATGGGGT
The Rhodobacteraceae bacterium S2214 genome window above contains:
- the dctP gene encoding TRAP transporter substrate-binding protein DctP — translated: MLKTLSKVAATAAFLAAPFAAWADGHQEFTIRATANSNENDEDYDGLVVFKNYVESASNGRIGVELFIGTQLCSGGAECLEGVAEGSIDVYITTSGGAAGIMPFVQVLDLPYLMSDDRVAEAVLTGDFTRTMRDMGLEATDGALRLMTIGNTGGWRNFANTQRRVQGPADMEGLKIRTVVADLPQELVRALGASPTPIPWPELFTSFQTGVVEGSKNGITDIMGMKFPDAGLQYVTLDGHAYMGALWFMNNENFLGMPEDMRRVVVDGFSQLQQATFASPKRKSIEAYEAFVAGGGDLYVPTPEEKAAFAEAATPVQAWFRENVDGGNEILDAMIAAVDAAETELAAEYASDLN